A window from Anaerolineales bacterium encodes these proteins:
- a CDS encoding formate--tetrahydrofolate ligase, with the protein NMAKTHLSLSHDPSLKGVPKGFKVPVRDIRASVGAGFLYPLLGEMRTMPGLPTRPVFYDVDVDLKTGRVVGLF; encoded by the coding sequence GAACATGGCCAAGACCCACTTGAGCCTGAGCCACGACCCGAGCCTCAAGGGCGTCCCCAAGGGGTTCAAGGTCCCGGTCCGGGACATCCGGGCCTCCGTCGGGGCTGGCTTCCTCTATCCGCTGCTGGGCGAGATGCGCACCATGCCCGGCCTGCCGACCCGGCCCGTGTTCTACGATGTAGACGTGGATCTGAAGACCGGGAGGGTTGTCGGCCTGTTCTAG